From a region of the Orcinus orca chromosome 18, mOrcOrc1.1, whole genome shotgun sequence genome:
- the ZMYM2 gene encoding zinc finger MYM-type protein 2 isoform X5: MDTGSSGGLELTDQTPVLLGRTAMAASLTDVGNSYSGPPNPLVNRSSKFQNSSVEDDDDVVFIEPVQPPPPSAPVVADQRTITFTSSKNEELQGNDSKILPSSKELASQKGSVSETIVIDDEEDMETNQGQEKNSSNFIERRPPESKNRTNDVDFSTSSFSRSKTKTAVGPFNPGRMNVAGDVFQNGESAAHHNPDFPAFCPTATH, from the exons ATGGACACAGGTTCATCAGGAGGATTAGAATTGACTGATCAGACTCCTGTTTTGCTGGGGAGGACGGCCATGGCAGCTAGCCTCACGGACGTAGGAAATTCATATAGTGGGCCACCTAACCCTTTAGTGAATAGATCTAGTAAATTTCAGAACTCATCAgtggaagatgatgatgatgttgtgTTTATCGAACCTGTACAACCTCCTCCGCCTTCTGCACCAGTGGTAGCCGATCAAAGAACCATAACATTTACGTCATCGAAAAATGAAGAGCTACAAGGAAATGATTCCAAAATTCTTCCTTCCTCAAAAGAATTGGCTTCTCAGAAGGGAAGTGTAAGTGAGACAATTGTCATCGATGATGAAGAGGACATGGAAACAAATCAAGGGCAAGAGAAAAATTCCTCCAATTTTATTGAACGGAGACCACCCGAGTCTAAAAACAGAACCAATGATGTGGATTTCTCTACTTCCAGTTTTTCAAGAAGTAAG ACCAAGACTGCAGTAGGACCTTTTAATCCTGGTAGAATGAATGTGGCAGGAGACGTATTTCAGAACGGAGAGTCTGCAGCTCATCACAATCCTG ATTTTCCAGCCTTCTGCCCAACAGCAACCCACTAA